GGCCCCAGGTCGATCGATCCCACGTCTTCAATTCGATCCGCGCGGTAGATCTCAACGGCGTTGAGCAACTTGGGCGCAGCGGAGACTGTGGCCAGGATCGCGAGGGTTGCCGCCGCAGAACAGGCCGCAGGATTCGTGTTCCTGAGACGGAACCACATCAGGCCGGAGAAGACGCCTGACACCGGATTGAGCAGCTTGAGGGACGCGTTAGACATTAGTCACACCTTTGCCGTTGAAATCTTCCAAGGTTGCGAGTCAAGGCAGGACTTCCCGCCGGGAGTCCAGTTGCGCACGACCGCAGTCTAACTGGGCGGCGCGGCGGGTGCAATGAAGACAGCGCTGAGGCTTCCGATCGGACGCGTCGGCGGTGGTCGCGCTCAGGAACACCTGGTAGCAGCAGGCGTAGCCCTCCTCGACCTGCTTGAACGTCAGCAGGCTGCCCTCGACGGAGTGAGAGACCTCGCCCCGGATCACGGCGTCGCGTTCGCGGCCCGCCACGGGGCCGATGAAGTCGCCGCTCAACTCGCCCGCCACACAATTCAGCCGCACGGTGCACGACTTCGGCTCGGCGGCCAGCGAGCCGTCGACCGCGTCGTCCCAGTCGAGCCGCCACTGGCCGGAGTAGTTGGGCGCCACCGCCACTGCCCGCCCCGCTTCAGGGGTAGGCACACTATCGACAAAGTCTCTGTACGGAATGGCGAACGCAAGCAGGGCGAGAACGGCAGGCGTCATGGCTGGCTCCGGAGGCTGGCGGGAGTTGCGTCGCCCGGTTGGACGCCTGGGGTGTGTGCGAAGTTCCCAGCTAGGGAAAAGGCAACGCTACCTGGCCAGGGCTGGAGCGGCGGTATCCGCTTCAGCGGCGTTCGCCAGCCGTAGCGCCTCGTTGCGGCGGGAACGGGCGTGCTCGTGAAACTCGGTGGCGTTTTCGTTATCAGCGGTCTCACTTTCGATCTGGCCGAACAGCTCGGCGGCGTCGGCGTAGCGCTGCTGTCGCATAGCGATTTCGCCCTGCTTTTTGACAATGCCGAGCCGCCAGGGGCTCGATTGGCCGTGGGCCTTCGCCGCGAGTTTCTCCGATTTAACTAGTGCTCGATTCGCTTCGTCGAGTTCGCCGTTCTCGGTCAACGAGTTGACCAAACCCTGGTACGCGAATAGTAACTGAGAGGCCCACTGGCCACCGTCCGCATCAGGGTCTTCACGCGAGGAAAGCTGCTGTACGATTGACCGGGACAACCGAACCGATTCCGGCCAGTCGCCACAGCGGCCGACGGCTTCGGCGTGGAGGACCGCTATGCCAATGTCGACCGTGTTCTCCAAATCGATGCACTCGTCCTGGATGGGGGATAGTAACGCTAGGCACTTCTTCCACTCGCCGGTTCGCTTGCGGCAGGTCGCGTAGAGCAGCGTGTGCTTCAACAGGTGCGGACTAAGCCCTTCTGCGGGCGTGGGAAGAAAATGCTCGTAGAGAGCTGTTGCACCTGCGATTCTATCGTGAGCATAGAAGTAGGTGGACAACTTTAGAGCGAGGTCCAGTTCTAAACCATGCCTCCCCAGTGCGCGGCTTCTCTCGAGGGGGGCAAGGATGTCCCGGTACGCCGTTTTCTCTTTGCCGTTTCGATCGGCGATGCTTGCTCGCAGCATGTCGCATTCGACGCCGAGAACCGTGTCACGATCGGTCTTGCGAACACTGGCCACCAGCGAGGCGGTCGTTGCCTTGACTTCAGCGCGGCCATAGTTGGCGGCGAGTTGTGCGGAGGCGAGCGTGCACAACGCCCGGCAGGCAAGGAATCGATTCCGAGGCTGGAGGTTCTGAGCCATCTCGCAGGCGTCTCTCGCATACTCGACTGCTCGTTCGGAGTCTTCGGACGCGACGCAACACCTCGCGAGGGTGGTGAGTATCCGGGCACTGCAAGCGTCGTCCATGTGTGGCGAATTCAAGAGACGAGTCTCACACAAGTCGATGGCTTGCTTGTGCCGACCCGTGGCTCGCAGGACCTCGGCATGAGTAGCGACGATGCGAATCTCTAGCGGAGGGCGGCGCGCCGGAAGCGGACTGGCGATTGAGTGTTGTCGAGAAGTCATAGAGGGTCTCGCCGCCGACAATCGGGAGACCATACTCGACGAGGTCGATTGACGCGTCCCAGGTATCCGGGTGAGAGGTCCCTAGGCGATCCTGCCGTTCCAGTGCGACTTGGTGGACTAGGGTGTACGCTGCGTTTAGATCACCAGCCAGGTAGAGTAGTCTGGCGCGGAGATGGTTGTTGTAGGACACGGCCGCGGCATTGGCTTCCGCGGGTGGGTCGCCCTGAGTTTCTTCTCGAAGATTGCCAAGAGGCGGCAACAACCCGTGTGGCTTGGTCGCGGTCTTCTCGGGCAGTCTCGCGAGCAAATCGCGGGCCTTGTTGTCATCCGCCAAATACAGTGCTATTACGGCTCCCGCTACTGACTCGAGGTCAAACAGAATCGGTGGCGCCTCCGCATTGCTGTGTCGTGCAGCGCCAAGTTGGTCGAGAGCAGTGTTGGTATCTCCCCGACGCAGGGCCTCGAAACAGCTCCGAATAGCTAGGACACGGTCCTTCGCGTCACCGGCTTCCACGAGCCGGTCGACCTGCGATTGCTGCGCGTCGTAGATCTCAACCGCTAGCCGGAGGTCGAGGCTCGGTTCTTCTCCGATAGCGGTCGATGCGAGCAGGATCATGACGGCTGCTAGCAGGGTTAGCACTCCGCGTCGCATGGCTTGGTCCTTTCGCACGCGTGAGGAAGTGCGAGTGCTCTGTCGGTTCCGGTAGTCGCGGCAGCGTAGCACAGTTTGGGCACGTCGCGAACGCCGGTAAGCGTGCGTGCTGCTGAAGCAACGCTTACTCCCCACTTCTTTGTAGAAACCGACCACCCAGCGCGGTCCAATAGGGGTGCTGGGGGGCGGTCTCTCGGCGGCTGCTGGGTAGGGAAAAGGGGCGTTGGACTTTTGTCCCTATTGGCGCGTAGGGAGGGACAAAAGTCGGTGGCGATTCCTGATCGGGATCGCAGCCGAGGCTGCTATACAAGTGTAGAACGAAGGTCGGCGCGTCCGGTGGGGGACGACTTTTGTCCCTAAAAATCGATGCGCCAGAAGGGGACAAAAGTCGGGCTGGTTTGAGGGGCTCACCCTCTCCCTCCCCCTGCCGGGAAGGGGGACAACGGCGCGGCAGAGCCGCGACGCTTCATACCAACCACCAACCACTCACCACTCACCACTCACCACTCACTCGCCCGGGCCCCCGGGCGCCAGGGGCTTGTAGCGGCCGCTCGTCCACAGCGCGATGTCGGTCTGGTACCACTTGCTGAACGCGTTCTCGCTGGGGCCGCCCGGCAGGTTGGTGTGCGCGACATTCTCGGACATGTCGGTCACGAAGTGGTAGCTGGGCGCGAAGGTGGCCTCGCGGGTGGCGGTCTGGAGCAGGTGGCCCTGGAAGGGGGTGGCGTGATTGCCGGGCATGGGGGACTCGGTGGTGCGGATGCCGAGCAGGCGGCCGGTCATGCTCGCGCCGAAGAAGCGGTTCACGAAGTGGAAGCGGTTGACCTGCGCCCAGGGCTGCTCGGGCTCGGCGGCGGCGCGCTCGGCGGCGCGGCGGATCATCTCGCCCTTGTCGCGGACGCGCCACCAGCTGCTGGTGACCTTCCGCAGCATGCGGTCGGCGGCGGTCAGCACCATGCGTGAGAAGCCCATGCGGGTGGTGAGGTAAAACATCCGCCGCCAGCCGATGCCCTCCTCGTGGCCGAAGATCTCTAGCAGCACGTGCCGGTAGAAGTGCATGAAGAGGGTGGCCTCGGTGCTCTCGAGGTTGTAGCGGCGGTCCCACTTCTCCAGGCGGCGCTTGAGCGGGCAGTCGCCCACGTGGGCCAGCAGCACCGGCAGCAGGTCCTCGGCCTGCAGGCTGGTGACGTCGTACTGCAGGGCCTGCATGTCGGCCAGGGTGGCCTGGGGGAGCTCGGTCAGGCGCTGCACGATGCGGCGCTTGCGGTAGTCGGCCAGCCCGAACGCGTGCAGCGGCGGTCCGTCCTTGCGGTAGAGCTCCTCGTTGGCGCTGGCGACAAAACCGATGGGCGGGTCGTACTCGCGGGGCATGAGGTCGGCCGGCACCACGCCGAGCCAGTGGTTCGATTCCTCCCAGGCGGGCATCGGCACGAAGCCGCCGACGCCGGGCCGCCGGCGGGGGTGCCAGCCGCTGGCCTGCGAGCCGATGTGCCCCTGGCTGTCGGCGAACACCCACACCAGCGACGGGTGGGGCGACTCGCGGACGATGTCCATTGCCTCGGCGGCGTCGCCGGCGGCGATCACGTCGAGCCACGTGCCGATGGCGCGGCCCCCGCCCTGGTGGCTGCCGATCCAGGCGACCGACAGGTGCTTGCCGGGCTCCTCGGGGGCGAGCGTGAGGACGCCGACGTCGTTCTCGTAGACGGGCATCTCGATGCGCTCGCCGCCCTTGGGCTTGAGCGACTCGGTGCGGAGTCGGAAGTCGTGCCACTGGTCCTCGCCGCGGCGGTACTGCCAGCCGGTCTGGCCGCCGGGGCGGCAGTCCTCGATGAAGTAGTCGCTGGTGTCGGCGTGCATGTAGGTCACGCCCCACGACAGCCGCCGCGTGCGGCCCACGGCCATCAGCGGGCAGCCGGGCAGCGTGGCGCCGAGCGCGTAGTTCGGCTCGTGCTCGGGCGAGTCGCCCCAGTTGAGCGCGACCTCGTACCAGATGGCCGGCAGGCGGTTGACCTCCAGGTGCGGGTCGGAAGCGAGCAGCGCGCCGCCGGAGGCGCTGCGGGCCGGGCTGACCGCCCACGCGTTGCTGCCGGCCAGGCGGGGGAGGTCGGAGAGGAGCTCGAGCGCCTCGTCGGACAGGCGCTTGCTGACGTGGATGTCGCGGAGCGGCTCGAAGTCGATGCCGTCGAGGTAGGGGCTGAACAGCTCGCGGAGGCGCTCGTCGGGGATGCCGAGCTGGATCAGCTCCAAGAGCTGCCGCTCGGCCTCCTGCTCGCCGACCGCCAGCCCGGCGAACGACAGCAGGTTGCCGATCAGCATCACGGACTCGACGTCCCACGGCGCGGGCCGGTAGCCAGTGACCCACATCGGCAGCGTGGGGCCGATCCACGCGTCGGCCGACTCGAGCATGCCGTCGTTCAACCCTTGGCAGTACCACTCGAGCTGCTGCAGCACCCGCGGCGGCAGCAGCTTGGCCTCGTAGTCGAGCCGCAGGTGGATGCCCGCGCGGCGGAGGAACAGGTCCATCTCCAGCAGCTCGGGCTTGTTGGCGATCCTCTCCGACGCGACGCCGGAGGCGACCGCCCGGGCGAAGTGGATCTGCGTCGGGCGGTCCAGGGCGTGCAGGTAGCCGAGCGCGTAGAGCGCGTGGCGCCAGCTGCTGGCGTGCACGTGCGGCACGCCGGCGGCGTCACGCTCCGCCCTGAAATCGTACCGCGCCGCCTTGGGTTGGATGGCCTCCATGCGAGGAGTGTACGCGGTCTTGGGGGATTGGGCTACCGCGTTGCGCGGCGGGCTGAACCAAACCAACAGCGATCAGCCAACAGCCGATAGCCCGCCTACAACAGGTGCCGCGCCTTGATCTCCATGTACTGGTTGACGAGCGGCGCGGTGAGCTTCTCGGGGAAGGTGTCCACCAGCAGCACGCCCTTGGTCTCGAGGTTGGCGAGCACGCGGCGGCGCCACAGCAGGATGTCGGCCGCGGCGGCGGCCTGGTAGAGGCGGGGCTCGGGGATGGCGAGCACTCCGCCGGGCTGGTTGCCGCCGTCGGCGAGGTGGGCCTCGTACTCCGGCTCGACCGCGTCGATCGGGTCGAACAACGCGTGGTCCCGCAGCATCACGCCCATCGGCAGGTGCTTGCCGGACAGGGTGGTGAGGTGGCGGCTGACCTGATTGGCGTTCACCTCGTCGATCACGTTGGTGATCAGGATCACGAGCGTGCGCTTGCGGACGGTCTCGCTCAGGCGGTGGAAGGCCTCGTCGTAGCGGGACTCGACCATCCGCGGGAACTGGTTGTAGCAGGCGTGCAGGATGCGGTTCATCTGCTCGCGCCCGCCCTTGGGCGGCAGGAACGAGTGCACATCGTCGGAGAAGCACATCAGGCCGACCTGGTCGTTCTGGCGGAGCGCGACGAACGACAGCAGCAGCGCCGAGTTGAGCGCGTGGTCCAGCATGCTGACGCCGGCGGCCTCGCCGGTCATCATCCGCCCGCAGTCCACCAGGAACACGATCCGCTGGCTCTGGTTGGCCTGGAAGTCCTTGACCGTGAGCTTGCCCCGCCGCGCGGTGCTGCGCCACTCGATGTGCTTGTAGTTGTCGTCGAGCGTGTAGTCGCGGAGGCGTTCGAACTCGTTGTCCTGGCCGATCTTGCGGGTCCGCCGCAGGCCCATCAGGCTGAGCCGGTTGGTGCGCGCCAGCACGGCGTACTCGCCGAGCTGCTTCATGTCCGGGTACACGTTCAGCCGCGACTTGCAGGGCAGCCGCAGCAGCCGCTGCCACAGCCCGAGCCGGCTGCGGACGCTCAGGTGCACCTCGCTGAGGAGGAACTCGCCGCGGCTGGCGGCGCGGAGGTCGTAGCGCAGGGTGCTGCGGCTCTCGGCGGCCAGGTTGATGAGGAACTCGTCGGGGTCGGCGGTCAGTTCGGGCGGCACGCCGTCGCGGATGCGGACCGGCTGGCCGCGCGCGGCGCGGTTGGCGATGGTGAGCGACACCGGGTGCGACTTGCCGAGCGACGCGGTCAGGCCCACCTGCCGCTCGGCGGAGAACGCCTCGGCCCGCGCCAGCGAGAACAGGTCGACCACCGCCGCCACGGCCAGCAACGCGTTGATGGCCGCCACGCCGACCCACATGGCCGGCAGGAACACCAGCGACACCGCCAGCACGGCGGGCGCCAACAGCAGCAGCACCAGCGGCCGGTTGGGGTAGACCGCGCCCC
This genomic interval from Posidoniimonas corsicana contains the following:
- a CDS encoding penicillin acylase family protein, which encodes MEAIQPKAARYDFRAERDAAGVPHVHASSWRHALYALGYLHALDRPTQIHFARAVASGVASERIANKPELLEMDLFLRRAGIHLRLDYEAKLLPPRVLQQLEWYCQGLNDGMLESADAWIGPTLPMWVTGYRPAPWDVESVMLIGNLLSFAGLAVGEQEAERQLLELIQLGIPDERLRELFSPYLDGIDFEPLRDIHVSKRLSDEALELLSDLPRLAGSNAWAVSPARSASGGALLASDPHLEVNRLPAIWYEVALNWGDSPEHEPNYALGATLPGCPLMAVGRTRRLSWGVTYMHADTSDYFIEDCRPGGQTGWQYRRGEDQWHDFRLRTESLKPKGGERIEMPVYENDVGVLTLAPEEPGKHLSVAWIGSHQGGGRAIGTWLDVIAAGDAAEAMDIVRESPHPSLVWVFADSQGHIGSQASGWHPRRRPGVGGFVPMPAWEESNHWLGVVPADLMPREYDPPIGFVASANEELYRKDGPPLHAFGLADYRKRRIVQRLTELPQATLADMQALQYDVTSLQAEDLLPVLLAHVGDCPLKRRLEKWDRRYNLESTEATLFMHFYRHVLLEIFGHEEGIGWRRMFYLTTRMGFSRMVLTAADRMLRKVTSSWWRVRDKGEMIRRAAERAAAEPEQPWAQVNRFHFVNRFFGASMTGRLLGIRTTESPMPGNHATPFQGHLLQTATREATFAPSYHFVTDMSENVAHTNLPGGPSENAFSKWYQTDIALWTSGRYKPLAPGGPGE
- a CDS encoding DUF58 domain-containing protein, with product MLLTYLLPAALLLTLFAWLAREVFGWSPKVVRSVIVAVWAPFLLEWGRQSFSDGTPMVFLLVVLGVALGLLAKWGAVYPNRPLVLLLLAPAVLAVSLVFLPAMWVGVAAINALLAVAAVVDLFSLARAEAFSAERQVGLTASLGKSHPVSLTIANRAARGQPVRIRDGVPPELTADPDEFLINLAAESRSTLRYDLRAASRGEFLLSEVHLSVRSRLGLWQRLLRLPCKSRLNVYPDMKQLGEYAVLARTNRLSLMGLRRTRKIGQDNEFERLRDYTLDDNYKHIEWRSTARRGKLTVKDFQANQSQRIVFLVDCGRMMTGEAAGVSMLDHALNSALLLSFVALRQNDQVGLMCFSDDVHSFLPPKGGREQMNRILHACYNQFPRMVESRYDEAFHRLSETVRKRTLVILITNVIDEVNANQVSRHLTTLSGKHLPMGVMLRDHALFDPIDAVEPEYEAHLADGGNQPGGVLAIPEPRLYQAAAAADILLWRRRVLANLETKGVLLVDTFPEKLTAPLVNQYMEIKARHLL